The genomic interval ACAACAAAAAGTTAAATTTGCAAGCTTACTAAAAACACAAACCTAAAATCTATATTCACCTCAATTTTATGAAACTCAAACACCTCATTTACACCTTTTTAATTATTGCAATTGGTGGTTTTATCAGTTACAGAATTATATCAAACAAGAGTAAAAACGATGACTCTAAAAAATTTAATGATAAAGATTCTCCAACAACTGTTAATGGAATCGTAATAAAAACTGCCACTTTTGACAATAATTTATCACTTACGGGATCTATTGAAGCAAACGAACAAATAGAAATTCATAGTGAGGTTTCTGGAATTGTTGAAGGAATATTTTTTAACGAAGGTACTTTTGTAAACAAAGGACAAGTGCTTTTTAAAGTAAATGATATTGAACTAAAAGCTCAATTGAGACAGGCTGTAACCAAAGAAGGTTTAGCAGCAGAAAACGAAAGAAGAGCAAAATTACTTCTTCAAAAAGAGGCAATTAGCCAAGAAGAAGCCGATATTGCAAGAGCAGATCACGCGTCGGCTCAAGCTCAAAGTCAATTAATTAGAGCTCAAATTTTTAAAACATCTGTAAGAGCTCCTTTTTCCGGAAAAATCGGTTTGCGCTCTATTTCACCTGGAACTTATATTACGCCGACTGTTTTAGTAGCAAAATTGGTAAATACGGGTAAACTAAAAATCACATTTTCGATTCCTGAAAAATATGCATCACAAGTTAAATCAGGTTCTACAATTGATTTTACCGTTTCTGGATCTGATAAAACGTACTCTGCAAAAATCTACGCTATAGAACCAGAAGTTGCTGTTGCTACTCGTACGTTGCAAATTCGTGCAATTGCTGACAACACAGATGGAAAACTTTTCCCTGGAACTTTCGCAGATATTAAATTGCCATTAAATATTATTAAAGATGCAATTGTTGTACCTTCTCAGGCTATCATTCCTGTCCAAGACGGTAAAAAAGTTTTTGTAGCAGATCACGGAAAAGCAAAAGAAGTAATGGTTGACGCAACAACAAGAACCGATTCTTCTATTTTGATTTTAGCAGGATTGAAAGCTGGAGACACTTTAATTACAAGTGGCGTTATGTCTTTAAAAAACGAAGCGCCAATTAAAGTAAAAGTTACTAAATAACATTTAAGTTATCAGTTTTGGGTTATGAGTTAAGAGTTTTAAAATTCTCATTAACAAATCTAAAATCTGAACTCTAAAATCATAAATCATATATGAGTTTATCAACTACAAGTATAAAAAGACCTGTTTTAACCATTGTACTGAATCTGTTAATTATACTTTTCGGTCTTATTGGTTATACTTTTTTGGGTGTTCGAGAATTTCCTTCGATTGATCCTGCACAGGTTTCCATTCGTACCAATTATACTGGTGCGAACTCTGATATTATTGAATCACAAATTACAGAACCTCTTGAAAAAGCAGTAAATGCAATTGACGGAATTCGAAATATTACTTCTTCTAGTAACCAAGGAAGCAGCAATATTACAATCGAATTCAATCTTGATAAAGATTTGGAGGAAGCTGCAAATGATGTTCGTGACAAAGTTTCGCAAGCCATCAGAAGTTTACCGCAAGATATAGATGCCCCGCCTGTTGTTTCAAAAGCAGATGCTGATAGTGAGGCGATTATTTCGATGACCGTTCAAAGTGACACAAGAAGTTCTTTAGAATTAAGTGATTATGCTGAAAATGTTATTTCGCAAAGATTAGAAACAATTCCTGGAGTAAGTGCCGTTCAAATTTGGGGGCAAAAACGCTACGCCATGCGTTTGTGGATTGATCCTGCTAAATTGGCCGCTTATGGTTGTACTGTTGCAGAAGTTCGTACGGCCTTAAATGCTCAAAACGTTGAATTGCCCTCAGGAAAATTAACTGGAAACAGCACTGAATTAACCGTTAAAACAGTTGGCAATCTTTCTAAAGCAGAGGAATTTAACAACATTATCATTCGCACAGACGGAGATAAAATTATTCGTTTGAGTGATATTGGAGGTGCCGAATTAGGTCCAGAAAATCTAGAAACAAAATTAAGCCAATCTGGACTTCCTTTAATTGGTTTGGCGATTGTGCCAATGCCTGGAGCAAATTATTTAGATATTTCTAAAGAATTTTACAAAAAATACCAAGCTTTACAAAAAGATCTTCCGAAAGACATTAAACTGAATATCGCTCTTGACAATACCATTTTCGTAAAGAAATCAGTACTTGAGGTTGCTGAAACTTTAGGAATTTCGATTATTCTGGTAATTATTATTATTTATTTGTTCTTTAGAGACTGGGCAATTGCGTTCAGACCTTTAATTGATATTCCCGTTTCTTTGATTGCTACATTCTTCATTATGTGGATGTTTGGTTTTTCTATTAATGTCTTAACACTACTTGCAATTGTATTGGCCACAGGTTTGGTCGTGGATGATGGTATTGTTGTTACTGAAAATATTTTCAAAAAGGTTGAAGAAGGAATGTCTCCTATTGAAGCCGCTATTAAAGGTTCCAATGAAATATTTTATGCTGTAATTTCTATTTCAGTTACTTTGGCTGCGGTATTTTTACCTGTAATTTTCTTAGAAGGATTCGTCGGACGATTATTTAGGGAATTCGGTGTTGTAATTGGTTCTGCTGTATTAATTTCTGCCTTTGTATCATTGACTTTAACGCCAATGTTGAATGCTTATTTAATGAAAGGCGGCGAGCAGAAAAAATCAAAATTCTATATTAAAACAGAACCGTTTTTTGAAAAAATGAATAGTAGTTATGCTGAAGCGCTAACGAAATTTATGGATAGAAAATGGATTAGTTTTCCGATTCTTATTGCTTGTTTTGGATTGATTTATCTATTTTTTACTATTCTTCCAAAAGAAACTGCTCCTTATGATGATAGAAGTTCTGTAACCATGCGTATGACAACTCCTGAAGGATCTTCATACGAGTATACGGACCGTTTTATGCAGGAAATTTCAAAACTGATTGATGATTCAATTCCAGAGAAAAAAGTAGCTTTAGTAATTACATCTCCAGGATTTAGTTCGAATTCTGTAAACAGCGGATTGGTTCGTTTGACTTTGAAAAATGTTGATGAAAGAGAAAAATCTCAAAAAGAGATTGCCGACAAATTAACTAAATGGACTAAACAATATCCAAATGCTAAAACTTCGGTTACACAACAGCCAACAATTGCTGTAAACAGACGTGGAGGTTTACCGATTCAATACATTATTCAAGCTCCTAATTTTGATAAACTAAGAGAAAAAATTCCGTTGTTTATGGCAGAAGTTGGAAAAAGCGACGTTTTTTCTACAACAGATGTTAACTTGAAGTTTAACAAACCTGAAATCAACGTAACCATTGATCGTGCAAAAGCAGAAAGTTTAGGAATTTCGATTTTAGATATTGCGCAAACTTTGCAGCTTTCCTTGAGTGGACAGCGTTTTGGATATTTCATTAAAAATGGAAAACAATATCAGGTAATTGGTCAGTTCGATCAAAAAGACAGATCGAAACCTTTGGATTTGACATCAATGTTTGTGAAAAACAAAAATGGAGAATTGATTCAGATGGATAACGTTGTAAATGTATACGAGCAAAGTAATCCGCCACAATTATATCACAACAATCGTTACATGTCTGCAACAGTTGCCGCTGGTTTAGCGCCAGGAAAAAGTATGGGCGACGGTATTCAGGAAATGGACAGAATTAAAGCTAAGGTATTAGATGAAACTTTTACAACCGATTTAGCTGGAGAATCTCGAGATTTCGTAGAAAGTAGTTCTAATACTTCTTTCGCTTTCGGATTAGCTTTACTATTGATTTTCTTAATTTTAGCTGCACAGTTTGAAAGCTTTATTGATCCTTTTATTATCATTTTGACGGTTCCAATGGCGGTTGCTGGAGCTTTATTTTCTTTATGGTTATTCAACCAAACGTGGAATATTTTTAGTCAGATTGGTACCGTAATGTTAATTGGTCTGGTAACTAAAAACGGTATTTTGATTGTAGAATTCGCCAACCAATTAAGAGAACAAGGAAAACCGAAATTAGAAGCTATTTTAGAAGCTTCAGAAGCACGTTTACGTCCAATTTTAATGACGAGTTTGGCAATTGCTTTGGGAGCGCTTCCAATTGCTATGTCATTAGGTGCTGCGTCAACAAGTAGAATTGGTATGGGAGTTGTAATTGTGGGAGGAACTATTTTCTCACTTGCACTAACACTTTTCGTAATTCCTGCCATTTATTTTATGTGGTCTAGAGCTAGAAAACATTATCCAGAATTTGACCATATTGACGAATACGAAAAAGAAAGTATAAAATAGAAACCTAAAAATCACGATTTTTACAAAATAAAACTCGTGATTCTCTGGTAAAAGAAAATAAACATGAATATCAAAAATATATACTTCACTTTACTAATTCTGTTTGCTTGCATTATTCAGGCGAATGCACAGGAAGTTCTAACTATTGAACAAGCTATGACTATAGCTTTGGAAAATAATTTTGAGATTAAAATCGCTAAAAATAATTCCAAAATAAACGAAACTAACGTAACTATTGGAAATGCTGGAATGCTGCCAACAGCAACTGCTTCTATTGTTGACAATAATAACCTTACAAACTCAACGCAGGTTCGTCAAGATGGTACTTCAACTACATTAAATAACGCCAAAAATAATAGCTTAAATTATGGTGTAAGTTTAGGATGGACCGTTTTTGATGGAATGAAAATGTTTGCTAAATATGATCAATTGCAGGAACTTCAAAAATTAGGCGACGCAGAACTTAAAAGAACTATTTTAGTTAAAATCGGTCAAGTAAACTCCGCTTATTATGATTTGGTACAGCAACAATATCAATTGGCGGCTTTAGATACTACAATTGTAATTTCTAAGCAAAGATTAACTTTGGCTCAGAATAGATTTAGCATTGGAAAAGCGTCCAAATTAGAAGTTTTAAACGCACAAGTTGATTTAAATACTGATCAAGTAGCTATGCTGAGACAAAAAGAATCTTATGCCAACGCAAAAATCTTATTAAATCAATATTTAGCTCGAGATCCAAAAATTGATTTCAAAGTAACAAACGAAGTTACTGTTGATAATAAATTAGTTTTAGCAGATTTAATGGATCTGGCGCAAAAACAAAATCCAGCGTTAGAATCGCAAATCATCAATAAACGTATAGCTGAATTACAATTAAAACAAGTAAAAGCTGACCGATACCCTACTCTTAGATTAACTACCGGTTATAACTTTGCCGAAAGCCAATCAAGTTTAGGTTTTACAAGTGAAAATTCATCACGAGGTTTAAATTATGGATTCAATGCTTCAATGAACATATTTGATGGTTTCAATCAGCATCGAAATGAAAAAGTGGCTAAAATGCAGATAGAAAATACGCAAATTGCCATAGAACAGCAAAACATGATTTTAAATACACAATTGAGTACGGCTTTTCAAACGTATTTAACCAATTTAGAATTAATTGATTTGGAAGAAGATAATGAAGCAATAGCGAAACAAAATTTAGATATTACGCTTGATAAATTCAAAATCGGAACCATTACCACTCTAGATTTTAGAACCGCTCAGTTGAATTATGTCAATGCAAAAGTACGTTATAGCAATGCGCAATACGAAGCAAAATTATCTGAAATTGCCTTAAAGGAATTAGCTGGAAATATTACTTTTTGATTTCCGTTAGTTTTTAATTTATCATATTATCTGCTAAATCTGCGAGCTAAATTTACTCTCGCAGATTTAGCAGATTTTTTTTTACTCTAAGCCAAATTAGGTCGATTTTTAATTTAAATTTGTTTCAAAACAAACTTAAATGATTTCGTACAACACCAAGGATTGGTTTACTTTTATTTTTCATTTTCATAAATCAGATACCGTTCGCAAACTGTTTCCGATTATGATTGCCATCGGAATTTATTCTGCTGTTGTCGGATATCTTGAAGTTGAATATTTTAAGGTTACAAAAAACGATTATATCCACAACATTCCAATCATGCACGGAATGCTTGGTTTTGTTATCTCTCTTTTACTTGTTTTTAGAACCAATACTGCTTATGATCGCTGGTGGGAAGGCCGAAAACTTTGGGGTGGACTTGTAAATAACAGCCGTAATTTTGCTATTAAACTTTCGGCAATTTTAAAAGAAGAAAATGACAGAAAGTTTTTTAGAAAATACATTCCGATGTATGCTGACATTTTGCACAAACATTTAAAAGATGAAGAAACTAGTAAAATGCTGTTTGAAGATGTTTATCTAGAATTGGATAATCACAAACACAAACCAAATCAGTTAAAAAGAATCATGTATCACAAAATTAATGATTTGTATGATGCTGAAAAGATTTCTGGCGATCAGCTGATTACTTTAAATGATGAGTTGGTTGCTTTTACAGATATTTGTGGTGCTTGCGAACGTATTAAAAATACACCTATTCCCTACTCTTACAGCGCTTTCATCAAAAAATTCATCTTTTTTTATACGATGACACTTCCATTTGGATATTCTGTAAGTTTAGGATATTTTGTTGCTCCTGTCGTAGTTTTTATCTTTTACGTTTTGGCGAGTTTGGAGTTAATTGCCGAAGAAATTGAAGATCCGTTTGGCGACGATGAAAATGATCTTCCGACGAAAAAGATATCGGAAAACATCAAAAAACATGTAGAAGAACTGATTTAATAAAACGTTAAATCTGCCTTTTATATTCTTATTTTCATTAAATTTAAAGTCTTCACCAAAAATTTAAATTTCGATGAATAGCCAGCGATTTCTAGTTAATCCACTTCAATTATCACAAGAAAAATCATTAAAAACTCTTGTTGAAAATCGAACAATTTACAATTTGAGCCATTGTGAATTAAATTTATTTGAAACATACGAATCAACCAAAATGGTTCCTCTGAAATTTAATGATTTGGTTGTGACAAGCATGCTTCGCGGCAAAAAAGTCATGCATCTTTTTGATGATCCAGAATTTGAATATCTGCCAGGCGAAACAGTGATTGTTCCTTCGAATGTAGAAATGAAAATAGATTTTCCTGAAGCTTCTAAAAATAACCCGACACAATGCCTTGCTTTAGCTATTGATCACGCAAAAATTACCGAAATCTTAAATTTCCTTAACGAACAATATCCTAAAGAAGGAAATAATATGTTTTGGCAATTAAACTATCAAAATTATTTCTTTTATAATAATGTTGAAATGGCGACAACCATAAATAAGCTTATTAAAGAATGTATGAGTACGTCGATTACCAAAGATGTTTTAGCCGATTTGACTTTAAAAGAATTATTGATTAGAATTATTCAGACACAAACAGTAAAATCTTTAGACGAAGGAAAATTTATTGAAAGTAACAATCCAATCAAAGAAGTTACAGAATATATTAAACAGAATTTAAAAGAAAATATGAGCTTAAAATCGCTGAGCGAAAAAGCTTGCATGAGCACCACTTCTTTCTATCGTTTCTTCAAACGCGAACTTGGGATGAGTCCGATTGAATATATCTTGAATGAAAAAATAAAATGTGCTAAAAATTTATTGAAAAATCCAACTTTACAAATTAACGAAGTTTGTTATTTAGCTGGTTTTGAAGATGCCAATTACTTTATCAGATTATTTAAAAAATATGAAGGAATCACACCGAAACAGTATCAGTTACTTTATATTAATTAGGTACAAAGGGACATAGGTTCATAGGTACAAAGGTTTATTTCTTTGTCAAAAATTCAATTTATAAAATATAATGTAAACTATAATGAAGGCTTTTTTTCTCATTACTTAAAACCTCTGCATCTTTGTAACTCTGAACCTTTGAGCCTTAAAAAAAAACTATTCAATCCTAAAAACAGATTCTAAATCTTTTTCTTCTTCTGGAGTGAAAATTCTATACTCTATTTGAAATGTTTTTTTCAATGGCGTTTCTAAGGAAAAACCTCCAACTCCAAATGCATCAATTACAGTTAAAGTAAAATGTGCATGTTTCCAATATTCAAATAGATCTTTGTCTACCCAAAACTCGGTATCTTCTACAGTTCCAATACAAACATCTCCGGTTCTTTGGTAATAACCTCCCTTTTCAAAACATTGTGGCTGTGTTCCTTCGCAACAACCTCCAGCTTGATAAAACATTAAATCTCCATGTTTCTCTTTTAGAACTTTTATTAATTCTATTGCTTTTTCTGTGGCATCAATTCGTCTAATCATCATTTTCATATTTAAAAAAAGCAGTAAACTTTTTTTAGGAGTCTACTGCTTCAACATAACCAACTAGTTAAGATTGTGCTATATCTAACACAATTCTACCTTCAATTTCACCTTTCTTCATTTTATCAAAAACAGTATTTACATCTTCTAATTTAGAAGTAGTAACTGTCGCTTTGACTTTTCCGTCGACAGCAAATTCTATTGCTTCTTTCATGTCTTTTCTAGTTCCCACAATTGAACCTCTAATGGTAATTCTATTAAGAACCGTATCGAAAATAGACAAATCAAAATTGCCTGGAGGAAGTCCGTTTAATGCCATTGTACCTTTTCTTCTCAATGTTTCAAGCCCTTGTTTGAAAGCTATCGGAGAAACTGCAGTAACCAATGCCCCATGCATACCACCGACTTCCTTCTTTAAGAATTCTCCAGGGTTTTGATTTTTGGCATTTACAACCAAATCTGCACCTAATTTTTTTGCCAGTTCCAATTTATCATCACCAATATCTATTGCTGCAACATTCATTCCCATAGCTTTTGCATATTGCACTGCAACGTGCCCTAAACCTCCTATTCCAGAAATTGCTACCCATTCGCCAGGTTTAACTTCAGTTTCTTTCAATCCTTTGTAAACAGTAACACCAGCGCACAAAATTGGAGCCATTTCGATAAAATTCACATTTGAAGGTAAAATTCCAACATATCTGGCATCTGCAATAACAAATTCTGCAAATCCGCCATCTACACTGTAACCTCCATTCTGCTGGCTGTCGCATAAAGTTTCCCAACCTGTAATGCAATGGTCGCATCCACCGCACGCGCTGTAAAGCCAAGGCACACCAACGGCATCGCCTTCTTTTACATTTTTTACATCCTGACCAACTGCGGCAACATAACCAACAGCTTCGTGTCCAGGAATTAATGGCATTTTTGGTTTAACAGGCCAGTCTCCATCTACAGCATGTAAATCGGTGTGGCAAACGCCACTTGCAATTACTTTTACAAGAATTTCATTTCTGCCTGGACGTTTTACTTCAACCTCTTCAATTTTTAAAAGAGATCCAAATTCCCTAACGACCGCGGCTTTCATTGTTTTAGGAAGCATAATTCTATGGTTTTACGAGAATAGAAAACCTGATTAATTTTCTATTCCCAGGTTTATATTCTTTAGAAGAATCCTAATTTCTTTTTGTCATAAGAAATCAGCATGTTTTTAGTTTGACGGTATTGGCTTAACATCATTTTGTGGTTTTCACGACCAATTCCAGATTGTTTATAGCCTCCAAAAGGCGCTCCTGCCGGATAAGAATGGTATTGATTAATCCAGACACGACCCGATTGAATTGCTCTTGGAACCTGATAAATTTCATGTGCATCTCGAGTCCAAACTCCTGCACCTAAACCATACATCGTATCATTAGCAATTTCAATTGCTTCTTCAGTA from Flavobacterium sp. YJ01 carries:
- a CDS encoding efflux RND transporter periplasmic adaptor subunit, coding for MKLKHLIYTFLIIAIGGFISYRIISNKSKNDDSKKFNDKDSPTTVNGIVIKTATFDNNLSLTGSIEANEQIEIHSEVSGIVEGIFFNEGTFVNKGQVLFKVNDIELKAQLRQAVTKEGLAAENERRAKLLLQKEAISQEEADIARADHASAQAQSQLIRAQIFKTSVRAPFSGKIGLRSISPGTYITPTVLVAKLVNTGKLKITFSIPEKYASQVKSGSTIDFTVSGSDKTYSAKIYAIEPEVAVATRTLQIRAIADNTDGKLFPGTFADIKLPLNIIKDAIVVPSQAIIPVQDGKKVFVADHGKAKEVMVDATTRTDSSILILAGLKAGDTLITSGVMSLKNEAPIKVKVTK
- a CDS encoding efflux RND transporter permease subunit; translation: MSLSTTSIKRPVLTIVLNLLIILFGLIGYTFLGVREFPSIDPAQVSIRTNYTGANSDIIESQITEPLEKAVNAIDGIRNITSSSNQGSSNITIEFNLDKDLEEAANDVRDKVSQAIRSLPQDIDAPPVVSKADADSEAIISMTVQSDTRSSLELSDYAENVISQRLETIPGVSAVQIWGQKRYAMRLWIDPAKLAAYGCTVAEVRTALNAQNVELPSGKLTGNSTELTVKTVGNLSKAEEFNNIIIRTDGDKIIRLSDIGGAELGPENLETKLSQSGLPLIGLAIVPMPGANYLDISKEFYKKYQALQKDLPKDIKLNIALDNTIFVKKSVLEVAETLGISIILVIIIIYLFFRDWAIAFRPLIDIPVSLIATFFIMWMFGFSINVLTLLAIVLATGLVVDDGIVVTENIFKKVEEGMSPIEAAIKGSNEIFYAVISISVTLAAVFLPVIFLEGFVGRLFREFGVVIGSAVLISAFVSLTLTPMLNAYLMKGGEQKKSKFYIKTEPFFEKMNSSYAEALTKFMDRKWISFPILIACFGLIYLFFTILPKETAPYDDRSSVTMRMTTPEGSSYEYTDRFMQEISKLIDDSIPEKKVALVITSPGFSSNSVNSGLVRLTLKNVDEREKSQKEIADKLTKWTKQYPNAKTSVTQQPTIAVNRRGGLPIQYIIQAPNFDKLREKIPLFMAEVGKSDVFSTTDVNLKFNKPEINVTIDRAKAESLGISILDIAQTLQLSLSGQRFGYFIKNGKQYQVIGQFDQKDRSKPLDLTSMFVKNKNGELIQMDNVVNVYEQSNPPQLYHNNRYMSATVAAGLAPGKSMGDGIQEMDRIKAKVLDETFTTDLAGESRDFVESSSNTSFAFGLALLLIFLILAAQFESFIDPFIIILTVPMAVAGALFSLWLFNQTWNIFSQIGTVMLIGLVTKNGILIVEFANQLREQGKPKLEAILEASEARLRPILMTSLAIALGALPIAMSLGAASTSRIGMGVVIVGGTIFSLALTLFVIPAIYFMWSRARKHYPEFDHIDEYEKESIK
- a CDS encoding TolC family protein, giving the protein MNIKNIYFTLLILFACIIQANAQEVLTIEQAMTIALENNFEIKIAKNNSKINETNVTIGNAGMLPTATASIVDNNNLTNSTQVRQDGTSTTLNNAKNNSLNYGVSLGWTVFDGMKMFAKYDQLQELQKLGDAELKRTILVKIGQVNSAYYDLVQQQYQLAALDTTIVISKQRLTLAQNRFSIGKASKLEVLNAQVDLNTDQVAMLRQKESYANAKILLNQYLARDPKIDFKVTNEVTVDNKLVLADLMDLAQKQNPALESQIINKRIAELQLKQVKADRYPTLRLTTGYNFAESQSSLGFTSENSSRGLNYGFNASMNIFDGFNQHRNEKVAKMQIENTQIAIEQQNMILNTQLSTAFQTYLTNLELIDLEEDNEAIAKQNLDITLDKFKIGTITTLDFRTAQLNYVNAKVRYSNAQYEAKLSEIALKELAGNITF
- a CDS encoding bestrophin family ion channel, which produces MISYNTKDWFTFIFHFHKSDTVRKLFPIMIAIGIYSAVVGYLEVEYFKVTKNDYIHNIPIMHGMLGFVISLLLVFRTNTAYDRWWEGRKLWGGLVNNSRNFAIKLSAILKEENDRKFFRKYIPMYADILHKHLKDEETSKMLFEDVYLELDNHKHKPNQLKRIMYHKINDLYDAEKISGDQLITLNDELVAFTDICGACERIKNTPIPYSYSAFIKKFIFFYTMTLPFGYSVSLGYFVAPVVVFIFYVLASLELIAEEIEDPFGDDENDLPTKKISENIKKHVEELI
- a CDS encoding AraC family transcriptional regulator; the encoded protein is MNSQRFLVNPLQLSQEKSLKTLVENRTIYNLSHCELNLFETYESTKMVPLKFNDLVVTSMLRGKKVMHLFDDPEFEYLPGETVIVPSNVEMKIDFPEASKNNPTQCLALAIDHAKITEILNFLNEQYPKEGNNMFWQLNYQNYFFYNNVEMATTINKLIKECMSTSITKDVLADLTLKELLIRIIQTQTVKSLDEGKFIESNNPIKEVTEYIKQNLKENMSLKSLSEKACMSTTSFYRFFKRELGMSPIEYILNEKIKCAKNLLKNPTLQINEVCYLAGFEDANYFIRLFKKYEGITPKQYQLLYIN
- a CDS encoding DUF779 domain-containing protein; the protein is MIRRIDATEKAIELIKVLKEKHGDLMFYQAGGCCEGTQPQCFEKGGYYQRTGDVCIGTVEDTEFWVDKDLFEYWKHAHFTLTVIDAFGVGGFSLETPLKKTFQIEYRIFTPEEEKDLESVFRIE
- the adhP gene encoding alcohol dehydrogenase AdhP, which produces MLPKTMKAAVVREFGSLLKIEEVEVKRPGRNEILVKVIASGVCHTDLHAVDGDWPVKPKMPLIPGHEAVGYVAAVGQDVKNVKEGDAVGVPWLYSACGGCDHCITGWETLCDSQQNGGYSVDGGFAEFVIADARYVGILPSNVNFIEMAPILCAGVTVYKGLKETEVKPGEWVAISGIGGLGHVAVQYAKAMGMNVAAIDIGDDKLELAKKLGADLVVNAKNQNPGEFLKKEVGGMHGALVTAVSPIAFKQGLETLRRKGTMALNGLPPGNFDLSIFDTVLNRITIRGSIVGTRKDMKEAIEFAVDGKVKATVTTSKLEDVNTVFDKMKKGEIEGRIVLDIAQS